Proteins found in one Planococcus citri chromosome 2, ihPlaCitr1.1, whole genome shotgun sequence genomic segment:
- the LOC135835700 gene encoding cytochrome P450 4g15 isoform X1 — protein MAHSLHAVATDCLDAVNGRLDRMAVSLETVNVLRLFSSTTTFFYLIIPAITLWYIYFRISRRRLYELVSKIDGPSGLPLFGNALEFIGDPHTTFKIFYERSFEFEFGKPIKLWIGPRVVVFLTDPRDIEVILGSQVHIDKSPDYRLFEPWLGDGLLISTGEKWRAHRKLIAPTFHLNVLKSFISIFNKNSRAIVEKMRKLGSEEFDVHEYMGEATVEILLETAMGVDKKTQDREASEYVISVMKMCDILHMRHRQIWFRPEVIFQFTKYAKAQERFLNIIHGLTNKVLQVKKTKYEQKKKLLLENEPEYNIEEKSEFTKPEKAEVKIEDVKTDKPDEPVIGHSYGQAAGLKDDLDVDDDIGEKKRQAFLDLLIESAENGVVLTDKEVREQVDTIMFEGHDTTAAGSSFFLCLMGTRPDIQEKVVEELNGIFKGSDRPCTFQDTLEMKYLERCIMETLRMYPPVPMIARQIKEEVQLPSTNAILPANCTIIIGTFKLHRNPNIYPNPEVFNPDNFLPEKSANRHYYSYVPFSAGPRSCVGRKYAMLKLKILLSTILRNFHVKALKSQNEWQLQADIILKRTDGFRIILEPRKKVKVAA, from the exons GATGGCAGTCTCACTGGAAACAGTAAATGTTTTAAGATTATTCTCATCAACAACCACCTTCTTTTACTTAATAATACCAGCCATCACGTTATGGTACATTTACTTCCGAATTAGCCGAAGACGTTTATACGAATTAGTATCAAAAATCGACGGTCCAAGCGGATTACCACTTTTTGGAAATGCTCTAGAATTCATCGGTGATCCACACA ctacttttaaaattttttacgaaaggAGTTTCGAATTTGAATTCGGTAAACCGATTAAATTATGGATTGGACCTAGAGTGGTGGTTTTCTTGACTGATCCTCGTGATATTGAG GTGATCTTGGGCAGCCAGGTGCACATTGATAAGTCTCCAGATTACAGATTATTCGAACCTTGGCTCGGAGATGGTCTTTTGATTAGTACCGGAGAGAAATGGAGAGCGCACAGGAAACTCATTGCTCCTACTTTCCACTTGAACGTGTTGAAATCGTTCATCAGTATTTTCAATAAGAACAGCAGAgctattgttgaaaaaatgaggaaGCTCGGAAGCGAAGAATTTGATGTGCACGAATATATGGGAGAAGCTACCGTCGAAATTTTATTAG AGACCGCTATGGGTGTCGATAAGAAGACTCAAGATAGAGAAGCTAGCGAATATGTTATTTCTGTAATGAA AATGTGCGATATCCTCCACATGAGACACAGACAAATTTGGTTCAGACCCGAGGTCATCTTCCAGTTCACTAAATATGCCAAAGCTCAGgaaagatttttgaatattatccaCGGATTGACTAACAAG GTATTACAagtgaaaaaaaccaaatacGAACAGAAAAAGAAATTGTTATTAGAAAACGAACCGGAGTacaatattgaagaaaaatccgAATTCACGAAACCAGAAAAAGCTGAAGTTAAAATTGAAGATGTCAAAACCGATAAACCAGACGAGCCGGTTATTGGGCATTCTTATGGCCAAGCTGCCGGATTGAAGGATGATTTGGATGTTGATGATGATATTg GTGAAAAGAAACGTCAAGCTTTCTTGGACTTGTTGATTGAAAGTGCCGAAAATGGCGTCGTACTGACCGACAAAGAAGTCAGAGAACAAGTTGATACGATCATGTTCGAG GGTCACGATACCACAGCCGCTGGAAGTAGTTTCTTCTTGTGCTTGATGGGTACTCGTCCAGATATTCAA GAAAAAGTCGTTGAAGAATTGAATGGAATTTTCAAGGGATCGGATCGTCCTTGCACTTTCCAAGATACTTTGGAAATGAAGTATTTGGAACGTTGTATTATGGAAACCCTTCGTATGTACCCTCCAGTGCCTATGATTGCCAGACAAATCAAGGAAGAAGTTCAATTGC cgtCCACCAACGCTATTTTACCAGCCAATTGTACCATCATCATTGGAACATTCAAATTACACCGTAATCCGAATATTTACCCAAATCCCGAAGTATTCAACCCGGATAACTTCTTACCAGAGAAATCGGCAAACCGTCATTACTATTCGTATGTTCCATTCAGTGCTGGACCACGAAGCTGTGTCG GACGTAAATACgccatgttgaaattgaaaatcttattATCGACCATCTTACGTAATTTCCACGTAAAAGCTCTCAAGAGTCAGAATGAATGGCAACTTCAAGCcgatatcattttgaaaagaacTGACGGTTTTAGAATCATCTTAGAGCCGAGGAAAAAAGTCAAAGTAGCCGCCTAA
- the LOC135835700 gene encoding cytochrome P450 4g15 isoform X2 has product MAVSLETVNVLRLFSSTTTFFYLIIPAITLWYIYFRISRRRLYELVSKIDGPSGLPLFGNALEFIGDPHTTFKIFYERSFEFEFGKPIKLWIGPRVVVFLTDPRDIEVILGSQVHIDKSPDYRLFEPWLGDGLLISTGEKWRAHRKLIAPTFHLNVLKSFISIFNKNSRAIVEKMRKLGSEEFDVHEYMGEATVEILLETAMGVDKKTQDREASEYVISVMKMCDILHMRHRQIWFRPEVIFQFTKYAKAQERFLNIIHGLTNKVLQVKKTKYEQKKKLLLENEPEYNIEEKSEFTKPEKAEVKIEDVKTDKPDEPVIGHSYGQAAGLKDDLDVDDDIGEKKRQAFLDLLIESAENGVVLTDKEVREQVDTIMFEGHDTTAAGSSFFLCLMGTRPDIQEKVVEELNGIFKGSDRPCTFQDTLEMKYLERCIMETLRMYPPVPMIARQIKEEVQLPSTNAILPANCTIIIGTFKLHRNPNIYPNPEVFNPDNFLPEKSANRHYYSYVPFSAGPRSCVGRKYAMLKLKILLSTILRNFHVKALKSQNEWQLQADIILKRTDGFRIILEPRKKVKVAA; this is encoded by the exons ATGGCAGTCTCACTGGAAACAGTAAATGTTTTAAGATTATTCTCATCAACAACCACCTTCTTTTACTTAATAATACCAGCCATCACGTTATGGTACATTTACTTCCGAATTAGCCGAAGACGTTTATACGAATTAGTATCAAAAATCGACGGTCCAAGCGGATTACCACTTTTTGGAAATGCTCTAGAATTCATCGGTGATCCACACA ctacttttaaaattttttacgaaaggAGTTTCGAATTTGAATTCGGTAAACCGATTAAATTATGGATTGGACCTAGAGTGGTGGTTTTCTTGACTGATCCTCGTGATATTGAG GTGATCTTGGGCAGCCAGGTGCACATTGATAAGTCTCCAGATTACAGATTATTCGAACCTTGGCTCGGAGATGGTCTTTTGATTAGTACCGGAGAGAAATGGAGAGCGCACAGGAAACTCATTGCTCCTACTTTCCACTTGAACGTGTTGAAATCGTTCATCAGTATTTTCAATAAGAACAGCAGAgctattgttgaaaaaatgaggaaGCTCGGAAGCGAAGAATTTGATGTGCACGAATATATGGGAGAAGCTACCGTCGAAATTTTATTAG AGACCGCTATGGGTGTCGATAAGAAGACTCAAGATAGAGAAGCTAGCGAATATGTTATTTCTGTAATGAA AATGTGCGATATCCTCCACATGAGACACAGACAAATTTGGTTCAGACCCGAGGTCATCTTCCAGTTCACTAAATATGCCAAAGCTCAGgaaagatttttgaatattatccaCGGATTGACTAACAAG GTATTACAagtgaaaaaaaccaaatacGAACAGAAAAAGAAATTGTTATTAGAAAACGAACCGGAGTacaatattgaagaaaaatccgAATTCACGAAACCAGAAAAAGCTGAAGTTAAAATTGAAGATGTCAAAACCGATAAACCAGACGAGCCGGTTATTGGGCATTCTTATGGCCAAGCTGCCGGATTGAAGGATGATTTGGATGTTGATGATGATATTg GTGAAAAGAAACGTCAAGCTTTCTTGGACTTGTTGATTGAAAGTGCCGAAAATGGCGTCGTACTGACCGACAAAGAAGTCAGAGAACAAGTTGATACGATCATGTTCGAG GGTCACGATACCACAGCCGCTGGAAGTAGTTTCTTCTTGTGCTTGATGGGTACTCGTCCAGATATTCAA GAAAAAGTCGTTGAAGAATTGAATGGAATTTTCAAGGGATCGGATCGTCCTTGCACTTTCCAAGATACTTTGGAAATGAAGTATTTGGAACGTTGTATTATGGAAACCCTTCGTATGTACCCTCCAGTGCCTATGATTGCCAGACAAATCAAGGAAGAAGTTCAATTGC cgtCCACCAACGCTATTTTACCAGCCAATTGTACCATCATCATTGGAACATTCAAATTACACCGTAATCCGAATATTTACCCAAATCCCGAAGTATTCAACCCGGATAACTTCTTACCAGAGAAATCGGCAAACCGTCATTACTATTCGTATGTTCCATTCAGTGCTGGACCACGAAGCTGTGTCG GACGTAAATACgccatgttgaaattgaaaatcttattATCGACCATCTTACGTAATTTCCACGTAAAAGCTCTCAAGAGTCAGAATGAATGGCAACTTCAAGCcgatatcattttgaaaagaacTGACGGTTTTAGAATCATCTTAGAGCCGAGGAAAAAAGTCAAAGTAGCCGCCTAA
- the LOC135835702 gene encoding uncharacterized protein LOC135835702 — MILRDQNNESSTYYTIQFALILFLIFMLLLFLLWCYFLFNWLRNCLHHSPIKKGSNSVCRFLFESAEHSVNKAAQLAEPVTNIFEKPIKFADSTFCTTMDIVGTTIQKGVETPQKIKAPKQHSLSET, encoded by the exons atgattttacgCGATCAAAATAACGAATCTTCGACTTATTACACGATTCAGTTcgctttgattttatttttaatatttatgttGCTATTGTTTTTACTCTGGTGCTACTTTTTATTCAACTGGTTGAGGAATTGTTTGCATCATTCTCCGATTAAAAAG gGATCCAACTCGGTATGTCGTTTCCTGTTCGAATCGGCTGAACATTCAGTCAACAAAGCCGCTCAATTAGCCGAACCAGTCaccaatattttcgaaaaaccaATCAAATTCGCCGATTCGACTTTCTGCACCACGATGGACATAGTTGGCACCACAATCCAAAAGGGCGTTGAAACACCCCAGAAg